The Ignicoccus islandicus DSM 13165 sequence GAATTACTTACGGAACGCGAAGTTTACCGAAATATTTTTATATAACCGTTGAAGTAACCTACTTTTAAAGTATTTCGTCTCTTCCTATCTTGAGGGACGCGGCATGGCAGAGGAAAAGGTCCAGACCCAAGAGGAAAAGGTCAAGGCGTTGCAAGACGAATTGAGGAGCTTACTATCTCAAGCTGAATACCTAAGGGACCAAGTGGATGCAGTTAACGCGATAATAGACGACCTCTACGCTAGCCTAGAGGTGCTCGATTACGTTTCGAAAGAAGGCAAGGGCAAAGTAGTGTTGGTCCCAATAGGCGCCGGAAACTTCATAAAGGCGAAGATAGAGGACACGAGCACGGTCATCACTTCGGTGGGCGGAAGACTCAACTTAGAGATACCCGTAGAGGAAGCCAAGAAGGCAATTCAGAACAGAATAAGCGCTTTGGAGCAAGTCAGATTAACCTTGCTCAGGAAGCTAGAAGAGATAAACAGGAAGGTCAATGAAATTTTGCCTAGAGTGAGAGAAGAGGCCCAGTAAAGGTGAAATTGCTTTGAGCGAATCCTTACTCTTTTTGCAATATAAGCTCAAAAGCGTGGAAGAAACTATCCTTAAGTTAAAGGCTGAGTTAGAGGAACTCAAGTCAGCTTCGAAGTTATTGGAAGAAACGAAACCCAAGTCAGCTTACAAGGTGTTTGCAAGTAAAGTAATGATAGAGTTGGACCCAGCTAAGCTCAAGGAGTTCATTGAGAGCGAAATTGAGAGTTTAGAAATGAAGATAAAGGCACTAGAGAAGGAGAGGGAAGAGCTATTAAAAGAAATTAAGTCGTTAAGGGAAGGGCTAGGCGTTGGGCCCTAGGCGAACTAGGGCTCTATATAGATTATTACTTCTTCCCTAGTGACGGGATCCCTTCTCTTTACGTAACCACTAAGCGGACCGGTTCTCTTCCACTCAACTAGCTCAGTAAATCGCTTCAAGGGTTCGTACTGAGGGGGATCCCAAACTCTGGTTTCATCAAAGACGTCTACTTTCCTAATAATATACGCCAAGTAGGGGATCCCTCAGATTAACTTGGCTACTTCTTTACCAAAAAAGTTTTCGCTTTAGCGGGGACTTATTTTCTCGTATACTTTAATTCCAGTGTCGGGGTCCCAGAAGCCTATCTTCACGACGGTGGGCTTGTTGTTAATTACCTTTATAGTCCAGTAGTGATAGCTCGTCTTCATTGGTTCCTGCGTTAGTGGGTTGAACTTCTTCGGACCGGTGTAACCCTTGAAGTAGGCGCCAACGTCTAACAGAGCTTGCCTTATGGCATCGGCATCGTACTTTCCGGCCTTTAGGACGCTTAAGGCAGATAACCATAGGGCGTCATAGATGTAGTCTGCGTAAAGCATTGGCGGGATGCCGAACCTGTTCTCGTATAGCTTCGCGAACTCCTCGCTTCCACCCGGACCGGTACCGACGCCTTGCTTGAGGGCCACTATCTTCGCTAGGTACGGATCGTTCAGTATTACTCCTCTACGAGTCTCGCTAAAGAGCCATGGGTACTTCTGTAAACCTAGAGTTACGGCTTGCCTTAGTATTACCTTTAGCTCGTCGAACGAGATGAATAGTATTGCGTCGGGCTTGCTGCTAGCAGCCACTCTCAGTTCTGCATCGAACGTTCTTGCATTAGGATCGTAAGGAACTAGGACGACCGTTCCACCGTACTTGCTGAAGTAATACTTGAAGGCAGTCGCTAGACCTACGCCGTAGTCGTCTTGCCTGTACATGATGGTTACTTTCTTGTATCCTAACATGTGAGCTAGGTCTGCTAGCGCGTTTCCTTGCAGGAAGTCGTTAGTT is a genomic window containing:
- the pfdA gene encoding prefoldin subunit alpha, translated to MAEEKVQTQEEKVKALQDELRSLLSQAEYLRDQVDAVNAIIDDLYASLEVLDYVSKEGKGKVVLVPIGAGNFIKAKIEDTSTVITSVGGRLNLEIPVEEAKKAIQNRISALEQVRLTLLRKLEEINRKVNEILPRVREEAQ
- a CDS encoding prefoldin subunit; amino-acid sequence: MSESLLFLQYKLKSVEETILKLKAELEELKSASKLLEETKPKSAYKVFASKVMIELDPAKLKEFIESEIESLEMKIKALEKEREELLKEIKSLREGLGVGP
- a CDS encoding ABC transporter substrate-binding protein codes for the protein MSREKVALVSLLLTSLLLAAGMSQEDLKLLTQPVQLGPNCDSIMKVIEWAGGVNSIDLPKEIPIGAPAPLSGALGSFAVSNYNAIKLASEQINACMEKLGLPWRFKFIPEDTKTDPQTAVEVVRKLALQGVKIIAGRITSRPMGSLMYPVNEELHVVVMSGTSTAPNLRIENYKRYISKTGKSYIFWAITNDFLQGNALADLAHMLGYKKVTIMYRQDDYGVGLATAFKYYFSKYGGTVVLVPYDPNARTFDAELRVAASSKPDAILFISFDELKVILRQAVTLGLQKYPWLFSETRRGVILNDPYLAKIVALKQGVGTGPGGSEEFAKLYENRFGIPPMLYADYIYDALWLSALSVLKAGKYDADAIRQALLDVGAYFKGYTGPKKFNPLTQEPMKTSYHYWTIKVINNKPTVVKIGFWDPDTGIKVYEKISPR